From Candidatus Doudnabacteria bacterium, a single genomic window includes:
- the rpsL gene encoding 30S ribosomal protein S12, with protein sequence MPTVNQLVRKGRTKSVYKSKTPALDRGFNLLQGSPYSLPKGSPFKRGVCIKVTTTTPKKPNSALRKIARVRLSNGMEVTAYIPGIGHNLQEHSVVMIRGGRVKDLPGVRYHIVRGKLDASGVEGRKQGRSKYGAKRTE encoded by the coding sequence ATGCCTACAGTAAATCAACTTGTCCGGAAAGGACGAACCAAATCAGTTTATAAATCCAAAACCCCGGCCCTGGACCGCGGCTTTAACCTGCTCCAAGGGAGTCCTTATTCTTTGCCAAAGGGTTCGCCTTTTAAGCGCGGAGTTTGCATCAAAGTCACCACCACCACGCCGAAAAAGCCAAACTCGGCTTTGCGGAAGATCGCGCGCGTTAGATTATCAAACGGCATGGAAGTCACGGCCTATATCCCGGGTATCGGCCATAATTTGCAGGAGCACTCAGTGGTCATGATCCGCGGCGGCCGCGTGAAGGATTTACCAGGCGTTCGATATCACATTGTCCGCGGAAAACTGGATGCCTCCGGAGTGGAAGGCCGCAAGCAAGGCCGGTCAAAGTACGGAGCGAAGAGGACCGAATAG
- a CDS encoding site-2 protease family protein gives MDPISIIIFILILLFSVIFHEVAHGLVAEKLGDPTAREAGRLTLNPIPHIDPFGSILLPLFLFWATHGMFVFGAAKPVPVDYRNFKNLKRDMFLVAIAGVATNFLLAILAAAVFRLVPNISAMGQDLLIETVSLNLVLCFFNLIPVPPLDGSKVLASILGYFNEAWMYAILSLERFGIWLFAVLAILLYTGVLQSIVLPPLVFFLKFLLGPNAPLGF, from the coding sequence ATGGACCCGATCTCGATCATCATATTTATTTTGATCTTGCTGTTCTCCGTGATCTTTCATGAAGTCGCGCATGGTTTGGTGGCGGAAAAACTGGGGGACCCGACTGCGCGTGAAGCAGGACGGCTGACCCTTAATCCCATACCGCACATAGATCCGTTCGGCTCAATTTTACTGCCTCTATTTTTGTTTTGGGCCACTCACGGTATGTTCGTGTTCGGTGCGGCCAAGCCGGTGCCGGTGGATTACAGGAATTTCAAAAATCTTAAGCGTGATATGTTTTTGGTCGCAATTGCGGGCGTAGCTACGAATTTTTTGCTGGCAATTTTGGCGGCCGCAGTTTTCAGGCTGGTGCCGAATATTTCCGCAATGGGGCAAGATCTGCTGATAGAAACCGTGAGCTTGAATTTAGTGCTTTGTTTTTTTAATCTCATCCCGGTTCCGCCTCTGGACGGTTCCAAAGTTTTAGCGAGCATTTTAGGTTATTTTAATGAAGCATGGATGTACGCTATTTTATCCTTGGAGCGGTTTGGCATTTGGCTGTTCGCGGTTTTGGCCATATTGCTGTATACAGGTGTTTTGCAAAGCATAGTTCTGCCGCCGCTGGTTTTTTTCCTGAAATTTTTGCTGGGTCCCAACGCGCCGCTGGGTTTTTAA
- a CDS encoding ParB/RepB/Spo0J family partition protein, with product MDDIDSGEVLYVPPPENLPVLNLAEISIDLIKPNPWQPRRTFNEQALQELADSIREHGILQPLVVVPLPDGTYQLIVGERRLRASKIAGLTKVPVMIRDFMEEQKKLELALIENIQRHNLDPIEEALAYQQLIDEYKITQEEVAKRVGKGRTTVTNMLRLLHLPLKIQNSLAEGSISEGHARSILALPGMEKQIALLELIIKEEMTVRQVEEKVRELLERPKAIRATRGTSDPDVAALESELRGKLGTKVRVQKSGESGKITIEFFSNEELNSFLDKINKLEQ from the coding sequence ATGGATGATATCGATTCAGGTGAAGTATTATACGTCCCGCCCCCAGAGAATCTGCCGGTTTTGAATTTGGCGGAAATTTCGATTGACCTGATCAAACCCAATCCCTGGCAGCCGAGGCGGACGTTCAATGAGCAGGCTCTGCAGGAGTTGGCCGATTCTATCCGCGAGCACGGTATTTTGCAGCCATTGGTCGTAGTTCCTTTGCCCGACGGTACGTACCAGCTGATCGTCGGTGAGCGAAGATTGCGCGCATCAAAGATCGCGGGCCTGACCAAAGTCCCGGTCATGATCCGTGATTTTATGGAGGAGCAGAAAAAGCTGGAGTTGGCATTGATCGAGAACATCCAGCGGCATAATCTGGATCCGATCGAAGAAGCGCTGGCCTATCAGCAGCTGATCGATGAATATAAGATCACCCAGGAAGAAGTGGCGAAAAGAGTCGGCAAAGGACGAACGACGGTCACGAACATGCTCAGGCTCCTGCATTTGCCTTTAAAAATTCAGAACTCATTGGCTGAAGGAAGCATTTCCGAAGGTCATGCACGGTCAATTTTGGCATTGCCGGGCATGGAAAAACAAATAGCCCTGCTCGAGCTGATCATCAAAGAAGAGATGACGGTCCGCCAGGTGGAAGAAAAAGTCCGAGAACTCCTGGAGCGGCCAAAAGCGATCAGAGCTACGAGAGGAACTTCCGATCCCGATGTGGCGGCGCTTGAATCTGAGCTTCGAGGAAAGCTGGGTACTAAAGTTAGAGTACAGAAGTCAGGAGAGTCGGGTAAGATCACCATTGAATTTTTTTCAAATGAAGAGTTGAACAGTTTTTTGGATAAGATCAATAAATTGGAACAATAA
- the mscL gene encoding large conductance mechanosensitive channel protein MscL, with protein sequence MWKEFKEFAIRGSALELAVGVVIGAAFGQVVNSLVTDIINPIISIFTGHIYFANLKLVFFHHSLAFGSFLNALINFFIVAFAVFLVIKQFNRLSRVPKDVPNTKECPFCITPIALKATRCPNCTSQLS encoded by the coding sequence ATGTGGAAAGAATTTAAGGAATTCGCAATCAGAGGCAGCGCCTTAGAACTGGCGGTCGGCGTAGTGATCGGGGCGGCTTTTGGCCAAGTGGTCAACTCTTTGGTTACCGATATCATCAATCCGATCATAAGTATATTCACCGGGCATATTTATTTTGCCAATTTAAAATTGGTATTTTTTCACCATTCATTGGCTTTCGGATCTTTCCTGAATGCGCTTATAAATTTTTTCATTGTGGCATTTGCCGTATTTTTGGTGATCAAGCAGTTCAACCGTTTGAGCCGTGTACCTAAAGACGTCCCGAATACGAAAGAATGTCCGTTCTGTATCACGCCGATAGCACTGAAAGCCACACGCTGCCCGAACTGCACCTCGCAATTAAGCTAA
- a CDS encoding DMT family transporter — protein MKEGRFFAFALKEQGFIFMKNDKFGPWFVTFAAILWAVDAPFRKYLTTQLSSTTIVLMEHIMIAVLAIAILLPRLHELKNLTWREWLSVIFIGFGGSALATVLFTQSFHYLNPTVAILLQKLQPLIAIGLAAWILKENLSKNFWLWAVVAIFGAYIISFPDLRPTGFTWNSNTLGVLLALGAAFFWGGSTVFGRFVLNKVSFQVMTGLRFLSALVFLFFLEIYYHALPELALTTKKDWGFVFITAIVAGFISLMIYYYGLRSTKASVATLCELAFPFAAVIVNWKFLGATLSGMQIYGGAILLFAITKLTIVNENLPDKKAVEAEARTV, from the coding sequence ATGAAAGAAGGCAGGTTTTTTGCGTTTGCCCTGAAAGAACAGGGTTTTATTTTTATGAAAAACGACAAATTTGGGCCTTGGTTCGTGACCTTTGCGGCGATTTTGTGGGCAGTGGACGCGCCGTTCCGCAAATATTTAACGACTCAGCTGTCATCGACCACGATCGTTTTGATGGAACACATCATGATCGCAGTTCTGGCAATAGCGATCTTATTGCCTCGCTTGCATGAATTAAAAAATCTGACATGGCGCGAATGGCTGTCAGTTATTTTCATCGGTTTTGGCGGTTCCGCCCTGGCCACAGTTTTGTTTACGCAAAGCTTCCACTATTTGAACCCTACTGTCGCGATTTTATTGCAAAAACTCCAGCCCTTGATCGCGATCGGTCTGGCCGCCTGGATCTTGAAAGAAAATTTGTCCAAGAATTTTTGGCTTTGGGCCGTTGTGGCGATTTTTGGCGCCTACATTATTTCATTTCCTGACCTGCGGCCGACGGGTTTTACCTGGAACTCCAATACCTTAGGAGTGCTGCTGGCTTTGGGAGCCGCGTTTTTCTGGGGCGGGTCAACCGTGTTCGGGAGGTTTGTGCTGAATAAAGTCAGTTTTCAAGTTATGACCGGGCTTCGGTTTCTCTCAGCCTTGGTTTTTCTTTTCTTTCTTGAAATTTATTATCATGCTTTGCCGGAGCTGGCCTTGACCACAAAAAAAGATTGGGGATTCGTGTTTATCACCGCCATTGTCGCAGGGTTTATTTCGCTTATGATCTATTATTACGGCCTGCGCTCAACCAAAGCCTCAGTAGCGACGCTTTGCGAGCTGGCTTTTCCGTTCGCGGCCGTGATCGTGAACTGGAAATTCCTTGGTGCTACTTTATCTGGGATGCAAATTTATGGCGGGGCAATTTTGCTGTTTGCGATCACGAAACTGACAATTGTGAACGAAAATCTGCCGGATAAAAAAGCGGTTGAAGCCGAAGCCCGAACAGTGTAA
- the rpmB gene encoding 50S ribosomal protein L28 has translation MARVCEICGKGYLATFTRSHSMRKTKVRLYPNLQRLTLDHGKRVKACTKCIKTHNRKMVAVAV, from the coding sequence ATGGCAAGAGTTTGCGAAATTTGCGGCAAAGGCTATCTCGCCACGTTTACGCGGTCCCATTCCATGCGCAAGACCAAGGTCCGGCTCTATCCCAATCTCCAACGGTTGACCTTGGATCACGGCAAGAGGGTCAAGGCTTGTACCAAATGTATCAAGACGCACAACCGTAAAATGGTGGCAGTCGCCGTATAA
- the rpsG gene encoding 30S ribosomal protein S7: MPRKARSYKKHPVTADNKYNSVKIAKFINYVMTRGKKTVASKVVYGAMDKIETDMKADPKTVFEQAIRNVSPMVEVKGRRIGGANYQVPMEVQEPRKTTLGMKWVIDAARAKKGKPMAEKLATELMEAYNKQGAAIKKREDVHKMAEANKAFAHFARFQRR, from the coding sequence ATGCCTAGGAAAGCAAGAAGCTATAAAAAACATCCGGTCACGGCGGATAACAAATACAATAGCGTGAAGATCGCGAAGTTCATTAACTATGTCATGACCCGCGGCAAAAAGACCGTGGCTTCAAAAGTGGTTTACGGCGCGATGGATAAAATTGAAACTGATATGAAGGCGGATCCGAAAACTGTTTTTGAGCAGGCTATCCGCAACGTGTCGCCGATGGTTGAAGTCAAGGGCCGCCGCATCGGCGGAGCCAATTATCAGGTGCCGATGGAAGTGCAGGAGCCGCGCAAAACCACGCTCGGCATGAAATGGGTGATTGATGCGGCCCGCGCCAAAAAAGGAAAGCCCATGGCCGAAAAACTGGCCACGGAATTGATGGAAGCCTACAACAAGCAGGGCGCAGCCATCAAAAAGCGCGAAGACGTGCATAAGATGGCGGAAGCGAACAAAGCCTTCGCTCATTTTGCAAGATTCCAACGAAGGTAA
- a CDS encoding adenylyltransferase/cytidyltransferase family protein, producing MKKVMVFGVFDLLHPGHISFIKQAKKLGTFLIVSVARDLNVKRIKEKSPVFDEKKRAQHVKQLKLANRVVLGGTKDPWPHIKKEKPDLIALGYDQGSFVGNLPKELQKRGLKTKVIRLKPFRPEVFKSSIIRKKSR from the coding sequence ATGAAGAAAGTCATGGTATTCGGAGTTTTTGATCTGCTGCATCCGGGGCATATTAGTTTTATTAAGCAGGCAAAAAAATTGGGGACGTTTTTGATAGTTTCCGTTGCCAGAGATTTGAATGTGAAAAGAATCAAAGAGAAGTCCCCTGTTTTTGACGAAAAAAAACGCGCTCAGCATGTCAAACAACTGAAGCTTGCAAACAGAGTCGTTTTGGGCGGCACCAAAGACCCGTGGCCGCACATCAAAAAAGAAAAACCTGACTTAATTGCGCTTGGTTATGACCAAGGGTCTTTTGTTGGAAATCTGCCCAAAGAATTGCAGAAGCGAGGGTTGAAGACCAAAGTAATAAGACTCAAACCCTTTCGACCCGAGGTATTTAAGAGCTCAATAATCAGAAAAAAGAGCAGATGA
- a CDS encoding ABC transporter ATP-binding protein produces MSAVITLKNITKYFEEDKKQLLILDNISLEIEAGEFFVLVGPSGSGKSTILRIASGLEKDYKGEVILGKDITDLDMSFVFQQFALLPWLTVRQNIELGLFSKKLDENLRNSVVAKELKQFGLEKFAHVYPKDLSGGMKQRVGIARAWATNPKIIFMDEPFSELDSFTAEELRHELLKIWTDRKTTIVLVTHIIAEALELADRVAVLTQRPAKLERVVKNNLPRPRSLRSTDFFHLEDHLYQLIRP; encoded by the coding sequence CAGTAATTACCCTGAAAAATATCACTAAATATTTTGAAGAAGATAAAAAGCAGCTTTTGATCTTGGATAATATCAGTTTGGAGATCGAGGCGGGTGAATTTTTCGTGTTGGTAGGGCCGTCAGGGAGCGGCAAATCGACCATTCTGCGCATTGCCTCGGGTTTGGAAAAAGATTACAAAGGTGAGGTGATTTTGGGCAAGGATATTACGGATTTGGATATGAGTTTTGTTTTCCAGCAGTTTGCTCTTCTGCCGTGGCTGACTGTCCGTCAGAATATCGAACTAGGCTTGTTTTCAAAAAAATTGGATGAAAATTTGCGTAACAGCGTGGTCGCCAAGGAACTTAAACAATTCGGCCTTGAGAAATTTGCTCATGTTTATCCTAAAGATTTGTCCGGCGGGATGAAGCAAAGAGTCGGGATCGCCAGGGCCTGGGCCACAAATCCGAAAATTATTTTTATGGATGAACCGTTTTCTGAACTGGATTCTTTTACCGCCGAAGAACTGCGTCACGAACTTTTGAAGATCTGGACCGATCGGAAGACCACGATCGTGCTGGTCACGCACATCATTGCTGAGGCCTTGGAGCTGGCGGATCGCGTGGCAGTACTTACGCAAAGACCCGCAAAGCTTGAGCGGGTGGTAAAAAATAATCTGCCCAGGCCAAGGTCCTTGCGTTCGACTGACTTCTTCCATTTGGAAGACCATCTGTATCAGCTGATCCGGCCGTGA
- a CDS encoding riboflavin kinase, whose amino-acid sequence MKFSGIVKKGAGRGKDLGFATANLDVPKDLPDGLYIGLANSKPALVFIGAAQTFGETDRKAEIYILDFSDDLYNQKIEVETIKKLRENQKFESEQALIEQMKQDEQLAREFFKSYNSSN is encoded by the coding sequence ATGAAGTTTTCGGGAATTGTAAAAAAAGGAGCAGGGCGCGGAAAAGATCTGGGATTTGCAACGGCAAATCTTGACGTTCCGAAAGATCTGCCAGACGGACTTTATATCGGGCTGGCAAACAGCAAACCGGCTTTGGTTTTTATTGGTGCGGCTCAAACCTTTGGCGAGACTGACCGAAAAGCGGAAATTTATATTTTAGATTTTTCAGATGACCTTTATAACCAAAAAATTGAGGTAGAGACAATAAAAAAACTGCGTGAGAATCAAAAATTTGAATCCGAACAAGCGCTGATCGAACAAATGAAGCAGGATGAGCAGCTTGCAAGAGAGTTTTTCAAAAGTTATAATTCAAGCAATTAA